gtTACTTTTTCTGTTGCCTAACCTCTCTTTCGTTGGTCGTTGTAGTGCCTAACCTGACGCGCACAGTATTGACTAAAGAAGCCGGCCCAAGGAAAAGTAAATGTCCCAGCTTTTCCAGCCCATGACCCTCAATCTAAAGACACGTCACCTCAATAAAACTAATTTCACGTGTCTGAAATTACCCTACTCCCACCTACAAAACTGAGTTCACGCGCTCAATTCAAACCTGATAAACCGTTCACACACTCCACACCAACCCAAAAGAAGTCGTAGAAGCACGTGACGTGGTCAGGTCCCCTCTCTCTTATTGGACAGTTAATTTTACGCACTAAAAGCAGCACGTCAACAACCCACTTACGGAAAATGTGCATCTTAATTCTGGTGGGAAACCAATATAAAACATATGAGAATAACAATGGAATTAGAGGGTGATTTGCATTAAGAGTGGCGGGTAATATTTGCTTTTCTAATAACAATTGACTGTTTGCCGACAATAATGCTAGAACgaagggttttgttttttaaaaaataaagtgttttttaaaattattactaaatttaaaataaattcttattagattttgattcaatgataattttaaaaatcatattaccTTTGAAATGATCAGAAGAACAGACAAGTGTCTTTGCTAACTATGCATCGTAGGTGCCTATAAAGAGAGAAGAGTTTAACAAAAGAGTTTGTTGGAGTGAGTCAACGGAAGATAGTTCAAATACTTAATTCAGTACGAATCAAAGAGAACAActcaaaggaaaacaaaagtaGTGTATAAAGTAAAGAGCCGAAAGTTCCATTTTACGTGATGTTTGTGGCATTTTATAGCAAATTTCATTGTAATCGTGTGCCACGTCTTACACCTTCTTTGGAGATTCCCCTGTTGCAATGTTCTCATAGATCCCACAACTCCTATATGCGAGTGACTCGAGTTGAAAATTATGAGAACATTTACTAATGTGTTGGAGGAGGGGGATTCAATGTGGTACCGCACCGCTATTTTCGAGTCGGTTGATTAATAGATCGGGTATTGGATCCACAGGCCTAACAGCTTCTATTATAAATCTTTAACCACCAAAGTGTGGAATGCCATTGGCAAACATTCAAAcacttattatatttataaattaatatgataatttatattaattaccTAGTATTCATTTCTATAAACTATAAAGTATAGACTGTCACACgaaaaatagtaataaatgAAATTCCTCGAGCATTTTCCTTAGTGAAAGGGACACGAAATAAGCTGTTTATGTATAGTGCCACGTGTTAGGCTCACATCGATTTGtttaaaccaaaacaaagactttgtttatttatttatttttaaaagacttTTATTTGTTAACACGGCAAACAACGACCAAGGTGAGATATGAATGAATAAAAATGCGGAATTGAGGGGTCAAATaggtcattttcttttcttgtttgatGGCATGTGCATATATTTCTTAGGGTTTACCATAATAATCATTAAGAATTAACCTTTTCGACCATTAATGCCTGAAAATGTATTTCAATTTGCTCATTCTACACGCATGAGACAATTATTGAGTCATGGCAGATTCTGAAATGGTCTTAAAGAAATACAGGTGCAAatagaattttaaattttaaataaaagttggtaattttttacacgattcgTAAATTCAATACAAATACAACACGAAGTTATAGGGTTTTAGTTTAggctaaacgggttgacccgccaactcGTCTATGACCTGATTAGCTAAACAGGTTGACCCAACCAACCTGCTTAGCTAATCGTATCGAGGTTTAGATTGGTCCAAACGGGTTGGCAGGTCATCAAGTCGACCTGATAACCCGGTTTACCAACCCTACTCTAAATATAATGGTGTTAGGGGTATTAAATTTATTAGTACAACTATTTTCTAAATTGATGTGACAATATATGAAGTACTGCCATAAGGAGaacctatgttttttttttttagttttcctaaaactgatgtgacttttaaaatcacaattcaatagtaatctatcaaatatttaatagtgattttaaaagtcacgttaaTTTTGAGATGACTCAAGAAGGACATGAGTATTCATTTTAGTATTGCTTGTCATTTATTATGTCAACTATTAAACAATCAAATTTACTTGTCAAATTTTATTGCTTAATTTTTCACTAATATGATGCCACATGGCACTTAAGTAAACTGCCACAcaacttgataaaaaaattatagaaaaaactGTTATACCCCAAATATTTTTCCTCTTGATAAACATTATACGGAAACAAACCAAGGAGCCGGATAGTTATAAAATAAGggataaaattgttattttaattttttaaacaattttaccccttattttATAACTAACCAGTTAGTCTCCATTTCAAATagtctccatttcatttgaaatggagattaTCCTACTGCACGTCATACAAGGTGCTTATCAAGCTTGGCTTGCCACCTAAACTTTTATCATAGGGTTTGTTACACAGATATGGCTTTTATAACAATTCTTCAttccatagtttttttttttttttttaaaatatatatatatatatatatatatatatatatatatatatatatatattaataaacaactcaaaatataaaatataatattcaaaattactttaatatttatatcaagataaaaaaaaataccacctaaaaaagcaacaacaaagaaaataaactttataaaatattatacgGTGTATATAGGAAAGGATCCCATGAGATTTAATAAGAAATGTCACCTTATTTTGTTTTacagaaaatatgtaaaattgaTCAGTAATGGAAACatttcctaaaataaaaaaataattaaggtagggattattattgttaatgaGGTTAATCCCACGGGTAACGGACTCTGTGGGTCCCCCGCAGTAAATGCGTGCTCGGTAATGGTCGTGGTCCTGGACCTGGCTGtcccttttccatttttttttgtgcgGGTCGGCGCTTTCCTCCGGGTCATCACCAAAGAAGCAGACATCTCAACTTCTCAAGCAGAAGAAGAGTGAGCAGAGTGAGACTACAGAGTgttgtatttatagagagagagagagagagagagagagagagtgagaaaatCGATCTCTCAGTAACGGCTACTTTGATGGTAGTGAAATAGGAAAGACTGATTTTTGACTTGGTTTGGTTGCTGGTACAGGAATGGACTACGGCAATCACAAGTAAATCTCTGCTTTTCCTCTGCGTGTGTGTGATTGGTCGCTGTGTCGGGTTGTAAATGTAGATGTTTTTGTGAAACGTGTTTGTTTCTGGGTTTGTTCTGAAAATGTACTCTCATGctgtttttttttggtttttttttttattttcgtttAATTTTTCTGGGATGGAATGCTGGCTTTGTTAGATGggtttgctttttgtttttattttttatttttttgttttgcattcTTTGGTTTATTTTGAAGGGTATAATGAGGATGAGGATGTGGGTCTGATTTTACCGGTGGGTCATTAttattttcccctttttccgtttgcttttttctttgttaatctGTTGGACAATGTTACCTGATTATGAttcacttttaatgttactctGCGTGTGTGGGTGTGGGGGTGTTTAGATCCAAAACACATAAGCGTCCCTTTATTCTTCGTTTGATGTAATTTCCTGATTCTAGAATTTGACCCCATATTCCCATTTtactttttctgtttgtttaccTGTTTTGTGCAAGTGTTTACTGTTAAAGTGTTTTTCTGCTGAACGATTTTCCAATGTTTCCATTTTACTTTTCTGCTTCTGATTCGTTAGGTGCTATCGCTATGATTTTCCAATGTAGCTTTAGTCTCTGCGTGGTTTTTCTTATTGCATTGCTCTTTATGttcttgaattttgttttattttcaccTTAATAGATAAACATTATCAATGTAGATGTTACCGACTAGTAATATAGGAAATTTGGTGGCTGAGCTTCTCTACCCCATTATGAATTTCTTCCGCTGGCACTGGCATGAGCttgaatttttgttgttttgcattCACTTTTTTTAGCTTTAGAAATGTTTATTTATGAAATGGGTTTGCTTTCTTCTTTGTGTGAAATGGTAGTAGTGAGTCATGGGATTGGCGCAGGGAGAATTGCGGTCTCCAAAAGGATCCCAATCGTGGTAAGTTTTATGGTTCTTAATTTACCTATTGGTTTGTAAACTTGAACAAAGTGAGTGATGTCTTCTCTGCGTGGTCATTGTGAGCAGACATATCTGAGTGCCTGTGGAATGGAGTGCCTCAGAACAAAGAAGATCTTTCCTACATGTATGATGAAACAACCCCCATCAAGGCTTGCGGGGATTTGGCTTACCATGTTGCTCCTAGTGGTATTTTTTTCCCCTCCAACTCTTGTTCCCAGTATTCTTTGACATAATCTTGCTTGCATTTGCAATTCAGCGGATGGTGCCTTTCTTGGTTTTAATGATTTGAAGGCGTGATTTTCAGAGAATATGAACAAGGAACCAGAAGAATGTAGAGAAACTTCTTCCCAAGTAAAGAGGCGTCGGATGCTACAGTTCAACAATCAACCTCTGGATCCTTACTGTTCTAGTGAAGAGAGGTCATCTGCATTCCTTAAATCAAATGTGAGTGCTGGGTAACTCTTTACTTTTCTGTATTGCCACATCAAAATCGTTTGACATGTTCTGAAACCTATATGTCAAATCTGTTTTGAATGAAAGACAGGgaatacatttttatttctggGATTTGCAATAAATGCTCATATTAAACCTCATTGATGATTGATAGAAGCGTTTGCATATTTGTAAATTCTACTTCTAGACAATCTTTTTATTGTTAATAAGGAGAAGCCCCCACATAATGTAATATGCATCTATATGCAATTCATTTTTGGTATATATGTCATACTcctgttttaatttatataatttgttaAACTGAGCTTAAACAAGCAACATTTTTTGGTGAGTATGTCCCCTGCTTTGACTCTAGGCTTGAGCCCATCATCCCTTTGCGTCTCCTCTTCTATActtagttttgttttcttttctcaagGAATTTCAAGTTTTGGTATTTTGTGATCAAAATGAGTTTTGGGACTAAAATTAGTTCTATACAAGTGTCATGGCACTCAAGTACACAAACAGCACTTTATATTTGTATGGGTATTCTTCTgaattatcatcatcatcatcatcatcgttGTTTCTATTGCTGTTGTTATCATTAGTTCTTTTCATGTCTAGGAGAGGGAGGATTCAATTGAAGAGGTTTTCCCTGAATCACCACATTGGGCTTCTATGCTTCCAGGTTTgtattttgcaatattctttGCTTGTATGATTATGTGTCagatttttgtttcttgttataTTCtaatcattttgaaaatatatctTAGGAAATGTGTCTGCCTCCGATCATGAGAGCTTCGACCCGTCATATGAAGAGTGGTTTGCAGGGTGCTTAAATGAGACTGAGATGAATTTCAACGCTGATGACATGTATGCTTCTTTGGACTTTAGCTTTTTAATGCAACCATTCATTTGCATCAATCTGATTCCTTTATTATGTGATGCTCAGGAATTTATCTGGGACATCTGATATTCAGTTCGAAATTGCAGGTACATGAGATTGTTTTCGCTTTAAATATTGTGCACTattgtttctttgttcttttctttctattgtTCTTCTATGCAACATTATTAATATAACTGAATTAGTTTTCTCTTGTAGACGTATATGACTTGACACCCGAGTATGAAGCTAATGTGGCTCAACAGTGTGTTACTCGAACTCcccaaaaaattgtttttaaaggTTTTTCTCAATTCTCAATCTTCTGTTTGTTGCTTATGTTTATTGTGCTCAAAAGATCAATGGATACTCTTATAACAGTTATCCCCATGACAATGTGGGAACTATTAGTTGGAGCCACTTCGATGTTGTAAAGTTCTCATGTACTGACAAAGGTTATGAGGGCCAAGccgaaaaaaaggaaaaaataaaaataaaaaacaaacattatGGGAGATGTTAGACATTTGTGCTCTTCAAATTAAGGTTCTTTTTCATGTACTTGAGCTTGAGGTTACAACAATGTCAGGTGCAGCTAGATTCTACTATgaaataagatatatatatatatatatatatatatatatatatatataaactaactGGTTTAGACTCTCTGTTTTGCCTGCATAGGTAGGAAGTCTTATATACGGACCCCGACTAAGTTGGCTACTTCTGTTGCCTATCCATTTGCCTTCATTAAACCCAGTGGGGC
The Alnus glutinosa chromosome 14, dhAlnGlut1.1, whole genome shotgun sequence genome window above contains:
- the LOC133856656 gene encoding protein XRI1 isoform X2; translation: MDYGNHNESWDWRRENCGLQKDPNRDISECLWNGVPQNKEDLSYMYDETTPIKACGDLAYHVAPSENMNKEPEECRETSSQVKRRRMLQFNNQPLDPYCSSEERSSAFLKSNEREDSIEEVFPESPHWASMLPGNVSASDHESFDPSYEEWFAGCLNETEMNFNADDMNLSGTSDIQFEIADVYDLTPEYEANVAQQCVTRTPQKIVFKGRKSYIRTPTKLATSVAYPFAFIKPSGAHGDVTLKEINQRIRTPPPAKSKQDNEDPVVSYPTSAFSGKPVVGKTKIRTEGGKGSITIMRTKG
- the LOC133856656 gene encoding protein XRI1 isoform X1 — translated: MDYGNHNSESWDWRRENCGLQKDPNRDISECLWNGVPQNKEDLSYMYDETTPIKACGDLAYHVAPSENMNKEPEECRETSSQVKRRRMLQFNNQPLDPYCSSEERSSAFLKSNEREDSIEEVFPESPHWASMLPGNVSASDHESFDPSYEEWFAGCLNETEMNFNADDMNLSGTSDIQFEIADVYDLTPEYEANVAQQCVTRTPQKIVFKGRKSYIRTPTKLATSVAYPFAFIKPSGAHGDVTLKEINQRIRTPPPAKSKQDNEDPVVSYPTSAFSGKPVVGKTKIRTEGGKGSITIMRTKG